CTTCCATCACAGTTCGACTTGGGGGGAccctggtcacccaccccatgagTCTGAGAAGTTAAATGAGGGTCATAGAATGGTATAAAGACGAATAGGTAAAAAGTTCGTCTATCAATAAGCTCCTAATACCCACCATGGTGCCACAGTCAGATGATAGCTTACCCAACAAGATACATCAACCACGATGCACCCCCAGGAGTGCTTCGTGGATATACACCTTACAATtgtcaccttaagaaccgtcagtccgtcgagaatgggctcagcaacaaagtaaaagtttgacaataaaagcgtcctCTCGCTCCACAACAtcaggtaccacagttctacgggtgagagagtgtgcctccccaaacacccggcgtcaaaacagaagaaaACGTTGGATAGAATATTCAAGAATGGCAAAAAGTTGGCAGGAGAGAAACAATCAGAAAGGAGAAGATGTGGGGAGGAAAAATGGGACATGAAGAGGAAAAAGCTATCAgcaaaatttgtgaaaataaCAGCAGGAGCGGGGACACCCAGAGGGCACTCCTCCACCACCGCCTGTGGCACACTGTAAACCTCCATTCGTACTTCAGGCATGGCACACAGCCCTGCAGGCAGAACAGCAGCCACACATACCCGCTGACCATCGTCTCCCTGTACAGCaaggttcaccaccaccccttcactCACAATcagcgcactcacacacacaggcccAACATCAGGAAGGCTGGGAGGGAGAACACCACCCTCTGCAACCTCCCCTCCTGGAGCGTCCTGGGTCTGGAGAAGCAAAAAATCATCCTCACGGAAGATATTGATCTTATCTGCCACACCTGCTGATCATCCCGCTGCCAGGTGGCCCGGCAAACTATACAGTAAACATGTATGTGGCTGGCCTGCAAACACGCAGTGCATGGTTAACCCTTTCACGGTTAGTGATGACAGAACATTCTGGTCCAGGGACATCGTCAGAGTCTTGGTTTAGGCAAGCATAACCCGACAATATCCCACACTGACCTTGTTCCACTGGACGTTGCTTACCATCCCAAACTGTTAAAACAACTGGGCCAACAGCTCATCCAGCATTTCGAAAGGGGTTCCACGCACCACCACATACGTTGTTTTCACACTTCGGTTTACCAATCGCACTGTTCCTGCTCTGTCAGACATAGGGAAGGAGTGTCCCTCACAGTGGTCAACGAACTCCTGGAACACTCCCTGCTACAGAAATTTTACCACCACACGGTGGCCACGAAGGAGCTGAATGCCCATCACATCTGCCAGGTTTACACGAAGGAACTCCACCAGCGCCACCTCGATCGCCGTATGGTCCACCGATGTCGAAAATTCGAGTCCAGCCAAAAAGGAACCATTTTAATAGGAGGAAATGACGTTCCCATCTTGAAGCAAAATTGTACCCAACACCAGCAAGGTACCACACGGCACAGAACAGGCACCCAACCACCGACTCCATGCCAAGCTCGTCGACTGAGGACCAAAACAGGGGCATGTCAGCACCCTCTGGTGGCCAGCAGCAAAACTCTGCTTTACTTGTTCATGTTCTTTCACAAATATGGGATCAAGAACCCActtggttggtggtgggtggtgtccaCCTCTGCTAGGCTTATGGCTTGTTTCCCAACACACGCATGtttcgtagtaggtagtaattgtatcaacgaggtctctggagaaggcttgtacattcgttattgtgtaatcttgttaCCATTTTGAAATACAGTTAATAAAGAGGTTATGCaaaccatatggaatattcattttccgtctctgatgtctattaggttcaTCACACTATACATTATAGGAAGCAGAAATTGCATAGTGAATGCTAACCAAGTAATTTACCAACGAGCATTCCATATTATCTTGCAAAAGGTATAATTACCCATTacctaatcaagtctgcctcccaataaatgaggttGGGTATCCATAGTATACACAATTAATCTGtagtcataaacatatttgataaatttgcatccattatcgttgattgcttgattgatgaagagtagcccacccaagaggtggcacgggcatgaatagcccgtaacattatcgttgttagtactctCTCCCAGCATAATATGTCtatcattaaaatctcccatttatattgtcccatgattgtcaagATCTGagagcaatgttacattgagtttctgacttctggcatatacgttgaggaatgagaagtggcctgcTGCAGTCTGtacatggaatttttttttatataaataaaacaaagtACAAGAACATACAAAAAACACAAGGAAATCTGGTACACAGTAAAACAACGAAATAACATAAACAACAAGAGAAGTATACACAAGCgtcaaataaaaataaacataatacagagcacAACACCGATACTCGACACAGGTACCAGacacataagaaaagcaaaaggcTACACATAACAACACATATATGCAGTAACAGATAACTGAACACAGAGCAGTACATAAAATAaagaacataaataacataaaacacacccacaaccaaatacacaaaacagaagcatATAGAGGACCACGCACATAAAGCCAACTACATCCCCCCTCACACATAGGAACAAAGGAGCACAGTACAAAACCACACATGCCACTAAGATATATACACATAGACACAAGCACAGAAAAATATGTACACGCACAGGAAACACACACGCCAACATCACGAGAAACGCTTACAGAaccaaccacaccactaccacacaacacacaacaaccaaACACCCGAACACAGGGAGCACAGACCAAGGCAGACCAAAGGCTAAAAAACACAGAAAAACGCTgccccacgcaggagccaaaaaACAACCCCCAAAACCACACTCCCTCATGCACACAGACACAACTGGCACCCGGAGGCACTGAAACACACCACACATGCACAGAAGCAGCACTACCACAAGGAAGACACAACCCACGCAACCCCCGCCAAGGAGGCCCAAAGGAAAGGGAAGGGAGCACAAAGCAAAACCAACCCCCTAAACCACCCCAACCCCACAtcccccaaacacacaccgacATCCCAACCCCACCCAAGACCAAGCACCGTCACCCAACCACCGATGCACCCAAAGACCCAAAAgcaaccccacgaacataggcatcCGTGACCCACTGACCAAACTCCGCCGGAAAAGCACGCTGCAACCACCATCAGGTAAACAGCATGCGCCTCTGCAAAAagcaactggacagcacacacgggcatatcactcttagacaacaacccatgaacctttatcctcctactgccagctaacagtcgatcgttTCCGATTAGCCCTCTCAGAATcaaactctgattggctccagtatctctgaggatactaacctccacctcaggCTAATCCTCTATACCGACCAACCTTTTACTAATGAACAGCCTATAatgctcgttcatcaaatctaccgtctgtggtttgtcttgttgtacatcgaTGTACTTCTTCCGAGGATCACGCatggtcagggtcacgactctcatGCCCTGCCGACAATGTCGCATCATGTAACCTAATCTGTTGCACTTgaagcatctcatttgggagaaatctctcctatacgcccccgagtggctctgactctgcccactcatattggagttcctcgggccagacgcattactcgtactctgtggagcttcattggactcttgtctctgcacatttttattttcctgcatacctccagcaggcagactcggcaattttccttcctggggcttaaaattagctggtctgcttgtctgtcccccaaaacttcttcctccccagactccactgggtctgctattgctgtgtctcgcctcacttctcactctgttctcccttaagctcttgtatgcttcagtaatcatatctgcggCATCTCTCACCTCCTTtacccctgcttcttggatcttgaactttgtctcAGGATGCATtatttctaagaacttttcctTGACCTAAGCTTCagatcagcgtaagatccaactccgtcAGCTTCAATCCATTTCTGaactcgtctttccagatcccttgccgtCTCGGCAaatgtacatgctccaactttcaccatctctctgaagcgtttCCTGTAAGCTTCTGGAGTCAACTGATACGAgcgcagtatgctgctctttactgtggcataatcctggcactcttccagtgacaattaggTGTATGCCTCTCTGGTAGCACTGGTCAATCTTAACTGCACCAGATGGGCCCAGTCTTTCTGTGGCCACTCCTTAATGCTGGCCACCTTTtcgaaatgctcgaagaagctctctgcctcttcgggcacaaataggggaatgtccttttccctaaccctattgtatggtgggtgtgatacctgggtggtgctttctagcaacccatgttcaatcctttgctcagccaaggttctatcccTTCTGTCTGAATTTGCTTTGTTCTTTCTTTTTccctttcgacctgggctttttctttctctttctcctgttctaactccagttctcttactctagttttctctttttctacctccagtcttgTTTTCTGTTTTTccgtctcctgttccaactctagTTCCCTTATTCAGGTTTTCTTTTGTTCATTTTTCATCTGAAGTTCTAACTTCAATTTCTCCAGTTGGAACTGTCTTTctctgtcctctcgttgttgctgcctctggagctctaactggaacctttccaaactcctgttcctgctactgtggctactcttactgctcctactcgatccctgggatctcatttCATCCTGcctatcatcctcctttccactttcagctcctttctgggctctctGTTCTGCCACTTCACtcttggctctcaactgcctcaggatctcatccttcatcccatcttctttagatgctttcaacccgaTGCCACATTTCTCCGCTGTTTCAACTGTTCcctggtgcaaccttccaagtcctcaggcttgcctgactccagaaacgcttgcaccttctccATATTGTCccatgagtcttcccaagagagagaatatacacctctgGTTACACAGTCTACTTATTGCCACAAGGGGTGTACCAGTCCACTctcggacagggtgtgggtgcataagttcactctcccagacaggcccccactttttattatgatgttatgttgttgttgttcttgttgttgttggtggtcctTCCATCGGACAACCAACCCAAAATTCCGTAGAATGCTTACTTTGACCAGGAGATCCCCCTTGGATgcttctggcacttggagaggagctcaacgtcacacgtttaggggatgcggctccaacactagcctcgttgtcactTGCACACACctactcgagccgccgtgactccccactctctccttatgtggtatgatctcctcaatccccttttcttTGATATTActcatgtgtggccacgtttgtggtagaaaaaaaaatatagaaaagcttcatagaaaacaccgaccttacctaaccttcttaatatgttaagataagcatcttattgcttcgtaattacaattattacttaacctatacctataataggttaagtaataattgtaattacgaagcaataagatgcttatcttaacatattaagaaggttaggtaaggtcggtgttttctttgaagcttttcaaggtaaactaaaatattcacaataaattagtatgtcacatatgcacgtatttaataagccaatattgacttaatgaaagtgcgagaacggattgctcagtaatgcaagtaaaaatGAAAAGGGAAGGTACATTAAACACACCAGTTCGTCACTTTATACCATGTATAATTAGTCTTCCCACCACCATAGATATATAAAAGTCATAAACGGGAAATATCACTACACAATGTACATCATCATCTCACTCTGAAGACGCTGAACATTTGGCAAAGCTCACTCCGTGCTGTCTTGCCTGGTTTCCTATTCCGCGGCACTACCCTCTGCAAGTACCAGGAAACCACGATGAATCTACCCTTgctacaggccagccaaatcacaattccactgggtgcctcgctgtgaaggcccacaaccacagtccagcctgtagctggcaggtaccaatcagcctcacgCTGTTAGGCAATTTCACGagcgaatactagggttgcgagccctaggcaggagccttgtgTAACGCGCTGGTTACTCTCCTTGTTCGGCACCACTGTCGGCCGTCTCTTCCatcagccagccccgggtacagcgaatcccgtcactgccactcctctgGCAGACAGTTGAACACTCTACAGTTCTcgtccggcggcggctcactgcttctgcaaagcagactggtgaagagaccttggctgccttgggtagactgactcttcCTGCACACAGCAGCCCTATGTTGATtctgtgaaagcagacacgtcatcagtactgggacactacatgggaaccaTTAGGAAACAACACTTACTGGCTAAGTCACAAACGTACAGCTTCTAGCTCAATAGATGGCACTGAtgttctgagcaccacctcaccagaggtcagcactagCTACCTCATGAGCTACCAGGACAAGAATCTAGCATGTCGAGCTGGCATATTCCTGCCAcctctagatggcgtcgtccatttcgtggggggtttcgggagcggactcacagatggcgttgatgtcactgctccgtgctctgacgatgaacttgggttcgtaatacctccccaccaaaaggaatttggtttgggtttctaaaaaaaaaggaaacaaaccaaattaatCAGATGTTCAGATGTATGACAACGCATCAGCTACAACGTTATCCGCTCCTTTGATGTGCTCAATATTGGAGGTGATATTGTTGAAGATGTAGACTCCATCTGGCGAGTCGAAGATTCTTCTGCTTAAACTGGGAAAGAAACTTCAGAGGGTTGTGGTCAGTTCGTACTAGGATAGGATGGCTATTACTAGTTAGGTACACCTCAAATTGTTGGACTGAACTGATTAAAGCCAACGTCTCTTTCTCTATGACGGAATAGTTGAGCTGACTGGGGGTAAACTTCTTAGAATAGTAGGCTACAGGATGTTTCACCCCTTTTTCATCCGTCTGAGATAATATGGACCCCAGGCCATAGTCGGAAGCGTCGACGGTTAGAATAAATCTATCCTCAAAACTCGGGAACCTGAGGATTGGAGAAGAGATTAGAATCGCCTTGAGGCTCTCAAAGGCTTCCTGGCAGTGTTCATCCCACAACAGTGTCACACCCTTCCTCAAAAGATTTGTCAGTGGGGCGGCGATAGACGAAAAGTTAGGGACAAACTTACGGTGGAAACCAGCCATGCCAAGGAAACGCAAGATGTCCTTCCTGGTGGATGGTGTAGGGTACTGGACGATTGCCTCTACCTTGCTGGCCTTTGGCATAAtccatcctcctcccaccttATGGCCTAAAAAGACGACAGAGGTTTTGGCAAACTCAGATTTGAGTTTGGTCCCGCCAGTTtacatcatatattaatacatcatcgaTGTAGACCAAGGTGTTTTCCACGTCGCGCAACACAATACCCATCAGCCTCTAGAAGGTGGACGCTGCGTTTTTTATCCCAAATggcatcacctgacattcaaacagGCCGTCGGGAGTCACGAACGCAGAGATGGGTTTGGCCCTCTCCGTGAGGGGAACTTGCCAATAGCCCTTACATAGGTCAAATTTAGTCAGGTAGCTACCTTGGCCTATGGCATCAAGACATTCCTCTACTCTGGGGAGAGGATAGGCATCAGCTACTGTGACCTTATTTACCTGGCGATAATCAATACAGAAACGGTATTTCTTACAAGGTTTGGGCACTAGTTGTAGTACCGGGGATGACCATGGGCTCGTGCTTGGGGCTATCAGATGGTGTTGTAACATATATTCCACCTCATTTTTCACCACCTTTTTCTTCAGGGGATTGAGTCGGTAGGCGTGTTGCTTTATAGGCTTGACTCCGTCATCCAGCACATCATGCTGTAGGACAGATGTTAGTCCTGGAACATCTCTGAAGATCATCTTGTATCTACGGATCATTTTCACTAATGATGGATGATCTCCTCCGGTCACATGTGTCAATTTTGCTTGCAAATTACATAAAATCTCTGAGTTAGTTAGTACATTCTCATCCTCCTCAATGTCATCTTTAGTTATCACCATGGTTATTGGGAGCGTATCCTTGCCCTCATATTTTTTCATCATGTTAACATGAACTAAAGTTTCCTTCTTTCTGCGGTCTGGAGTGTTGAGAATGTAATTGTGACTAGTAACCTTTCTCAAGACCTGGTAAGGACCTACAAATTAAGCACTCAAACTTCCGGTCACTGTGGGAGTACATACCAAGACTAGATCTCCTACTAGAAAATCCCTTTGTTTGGCCCTCTGTTCATTCCTGCTCttggtggttaccttgaggttaccttgaggtgcttccggggcttagcgtccccgcggcccggtcgtcgaccaggcctcctggttgctggactgatcaaccaggctgttggacgcagctgctcgcagcctgacatatgagtcacagcctggttgatcaggtatcctttggatacctgatcaaccaggcctgtggtggtggtctgagtATTCACTAAGGTTTTCTTGGCTACCACCCAAGCAGAGAACAACCTGCCTTTATTAGTAGACAGCCAGTCCACAACGTCCACGTCGGTCTCTTCGTCCAGCCAATGGTCTCGTGCCACTTCCAAGGGACCTCTCACAGAGTGGCCATAAATCATTTCGAATGGGGAGATTCCTAGCGATTCATTAGGCACTGTTCTTACCGCAAATAAGaggtagggtaggtcttcaaccCCTTTATTCTGCCGGTCATAGCAAAATTTCCTAAGCATGCCCTTCAGCGTCTGGTGGAAATGCTCCAAAGCTCCTTGCGACTCGAGATGGTAGGCACTGGAGGTAATCTGTCGGATTCCGAGGTCGGCGATCTGTTGGCGAAACAAACGAGATATAAAATTCGGCCCCTGATCCGTCTGAATGGTCTTAGGGAGACCATATCGCGAGACGAACCAGAGTAGATGTTTCACCAAGACCTTAGCTGTGATGGTCTTAAGGGGGATCGCTTCTTggtacctactaacccgatctaATATAGTGAGCAAATACTGCACCCCTGATGTAGAAGGCGGAAGCGGGCCTACTATATCCAGAATGAGGTGCTCGAAAGGCTCACCTATGGAAGGGAAAGGGCATAAAGGAGCTTTGGGGACAGGCTGGTTTGCTTTCCCTGCCATCTGGCAGGCGTGGCAGGATTTGCAGAAGCGAGATACGTCCTTCTTCATGTGTGGCCAGTAGAAACACTTAGTTAGGCGATGAAAGGTTTTCGAAACCCCACCATGTCCAGCAAATCTATCAGCATGAGCTGTTTCTAACAGTTTAAATTGGAACACGGCTGGGACGACTATCTGCTTAACTACCTCAGTTGACTGGGGGTATTTCAGTGGACACCTGCGACACAGTACTTCATTGAACAAGACGTACAGGTCACCTCCTTTGGTAGGAGACTCTATGGTATTTGCCAACTTTTGTACTTGAGGGTCCTTCCTTTGCTCTTCTAGCAGACTGGCTCGAGTCCAGTATTCAGGAACTGGCACCGGGACTGGCGGGGCTGGTGATGGGCTACTCGTAACCTATGGGATAGGAGGAGAGTCACACAAAGTATTTAAATTCGATGGTACCTGGAATTGAGCCTGAGACCTTGTTTGCACTACCACAATTGGACTTGTCTCTTCACACACTGGATCTTCCATGACCAGGGGATGGTTAGGTAACAAACCTAGGGCTAAGTCATTGGCCAAGAAAACGTCAATTCCTTCTATGGGAAGGCTGTCCACCACAGCTAACTTACACTCGTCTTTGAAGTGTTGGGACTCTAGATGCACCTTTATCAAAGGGGCAACGTACAATGAGGAAGAAAAACCACCTAGGACTACCTTCTGTTTCCCATTCGCTGATACACCTTCAGGTAATGACTTTTCCAAAATCAGAGACTGGGCAGCTCCACTGTCTCTGAGTACTACCACTGGCTTACCCGAGTGGTCACTTGATACATACCCTTGTGAAGTATATGGGGCGAACAACTCTTTCCTCTTCTCTAGGGCGGCCACCGGTGGTACTATACTACTCACCAGCATAACTTCCCTACGTGGATTGTTACCAGCACTGCTATGGCACTTAGCAGCCATGTGCCCTTTCTTTCCACAGGTCCAACACAT
This DNA window, taken from Procambarus clarkii isolate CNS0578487 chromosome 7, FALCON_Pclarkii_2.0, whole genome shotgun sequence, encodes the following:
- the LOC138357951 gene encoding uncharacterized protein → MKEKEMVKDMALKEKEMEMKRLELQEKEKEREERREREERERQKFRNLKKTSEHTFAEFANIKERLFQEWCASRKVKTKEELEQLILLEDFKDCRSGDLMTYLEEQQVETLSAAATMAEEYTLTHRSSARYVPKTSSRYSAKHKPEEKTAPRSAAKSTPDSPRRFSPKRDIMCWTCGKKGHMAAKCHSSAGNNPRREVMLVSSIVPPVAALEKRKELFAPYTSQGYVSSDHSGKPVVVLRDSGAAQSLILEKSLPEGVSANGKQKVTSSPSPAPPVPVPVPEYWTRASLLEEQRKDPQVQKLANTIESPTKGGDLYVLFNEVLCRRCPLKYPQSTEVVKQIVVPAVFQFKLLETAHADRFAGHGGVSKTFHRLTKCFYWPHMKKDVSRFCKSCHACQMAGKANQPVPKAPLCPFPSIGEPFEHLILDIVGPLPPSTSGVQYLLTILDRVSRYQEAIPLKTITAKVLVKHLLWFVSRYGLPKTIQTDQGPNFISRLFRQQIADLGIRQITSSAYHLESQGALEHFHQTLKGMLRKFCYDRQNKGVEDLPYLLFAVRTVPNESLGISPFEMIYGHSVRGPLEVARDHWLDEETDVDVVDWLSTNKGRLFSAWVVAKKTLVNTQTTTTGLVDQVLRKVTSHNYILNTPDRRKKETLVHVNMMKKYEGKDTLPITMVITKDDIEEDENVLTNSEILCNLQAKLTHVTGGDHPSLVKMIRRYKMIFRDVPGLTSVLQHDVLDDGVKPIKQHAYRLNPLKKKVVKNEVEYMLQHHLIAPSTSPWSSPVLQLVPKPCKKYRFCIDYRQVNKVTVADAYPLPRVEECLDAIGQGSYLTKFDLCKGYWQVPLTERAKPISAFVTPDGLFECHKVGGGWIMPKASKVEAIVQYPTPSTRKDILRFLGMAGFHRKFVPNFSSIAAPLTNLLRKGVTLLWDEHCQEAFESLKAILISSPILRFPSFEDRFILTVDASDYGLGSILSQTDEKGVKHPVAYYSKKFTPSQLNYSVIEKETLALISSVQQFEVYLTSNSHPILVRTDHNPLKFLSQFKQKNLRLARWSLHLQQYHLQY